The following coding sequences lie in one Panicum virgatum strain AP13 chromosome 6N, P.virgatum_v5, whole genome shotgun sequence genomic window:
- the LOC120678950 gene encoding RNA polymerase sigma factor sigA-like isoform X2, translated as MTAAPAVIGLSAGNRLLAASFGAADLAPPDAHPSLQFAPKLAVVAHSRASASPSPAGHARAHAVRALRNHSAPALAPPPPPADPAAPTPELDMDAEFEFQSSLEAIVLLQRSMLEKQWELPFEDDVSSTEDEEEQHGHEKSLSKAAVVVARSGVSARQRRMSGRRRGAGRKSVTISPELMQSRNRIYLRGTVSKELLTHKQVVQLSKKIKDGIWLQHQRSKLKEKLGNEPSYKQLAQSLRISAPELRARMRESFLAREMLTMSNIRLVISIAQKYDNLGVELADLIQGGLIGLLRGIEKFDASRGFRISTYVYWWIRQGVSRALADNSKTFRLPTYLHERLIAIRGAKYALEDQGIAPTVENIAESLNISAKKVHNATEAVNKVLSLDQQAFPSLNGLPGETLHSYIEDENVANNPWHGFEQGYLKEEVNNLINSTLNERERDIIRLYHGIGKQCHTWEDISRQKYYPGLGCRGSV; from the exons atgacggcggcgccggcggtgatCGGGTTGAGCGCCGGcaaccgcctcctcgccgcgtccttcggcgccgccgacctcgcGCCCCCGGACGCGCACCCGTCGCTGCAGTTCGCGCCcaagctcgccgtcgtcgcgcactcccgcgcctccgcctccccctcccccgccggccacgcgcgcgcgcacgccgtccGCGCGCTCAGGAACCACTCCGCGCCcgcgctcgccccgccgcctccgccggcggaCCCGGCCGCGCCGACCCCGGAGCTGGACATGGACGCCGAGTTCGAGTTCCagtcctcgctcgaggccatcgtGCTGCTCCAGCGCTCCATGCTCGAGAAGCAGTGGGAGCTGCCCTTCGAGGACGacgtctcctccaccgaggacgaggaggagcagcacGGGCATGAGAAGAGCCTTAGCAAGGCCGCGGTGGTGGTTGCGCGGTCCGGCGTgtcggcgcggcagcggcggatgagcggccggcggcggggcgcgggccGGAAGAGCGTGACCATCAGCCCGGAGCTGATGCAGAGCCGGAACCGCATCTACCTCCGGGGCACCGTCAGCAAGGAGCTGCTCACGCACAAGCAGGTCGTCCAGCTCTCCAAGAAGATCAAGGATGGCATTTGGCTCCAGCACCAAAGATCAAA GCTGAAGGAGAAACTGGGGAATGAGCCATCATACAAGCAGCTGGCACAATCACTACGGATATCAGCCCCTGAGCTGCGCGCAAGGATGCGTGAGTCGTTTCTTGCAAGGGAGATGTTGACAATGAGCAACATCCGTTTGGTGATATCCATTGCCCAGAAGTATGATAACCTCGGTGTCGAGTTGGCAGACCTTATTCAG GGTGGCCTGATTGGGCTACTCCGTGGGATCGAAAAGTTTGACGCATCAAGGGGATTTAGGATTTCCACTTATGTATACTGGTGGATTCGTCAG GGTGTTTCGAGAGCATTGGCTGACAACTCAAAAACATTCAGGCTTCCTACTTATTTGCATGAGAGGCTTATCGCAATTCGTGGCGCAAAGTATGCATTGGAAGACCAAGGAATTGCTCCAACAGTTGAA AACATCGCAGAGTCACTGAATATATCAGCAAAGAAAGTACACAATGCTACAGAG GCTGTGAACAAGGTCCTTTCACTGGATCAACAGGCATTTCCGTCCTTAAATGGCCTACCTGGCGAAACACTCCATAGT TATATAGAGGATGAAAATGTTGCAAATAACCCATGGCATGGGTTTGAGCAGGGGTATCTCAAG GAGGAAGTCAATAATCTTATAAATTCTACTCTCAACGAGCGAGAGAGGGACATTATTCGGTTATACCACGGCATAGGGAAACAGTGCCATACATGGGAGGACATTAGCAGACA aaaatattatccaGGTTTGGGTTGTCGAGGGAGCGTGTGA
- the LOC120678950 gene encoding RNA polymerase sigma factor sigA-like isoform X1, which produces MTAAPAVIGLSAGNRLLAASFGAADLAPPDAHPSLQFAPKLAVVAHSRASASPSPAGHARAHAVRALRNHSAPALAPPPPPADPAAPTPELDMDAEFEFQSSLEAIVLLQRSMLEKQWELPFEDDVSSTEDEEEQHGHEKSLSKAAVVVARSGVSARQRRMSGRRRGAGRKSVTISPELMQSRNRIYLRGTVSKELLTHKQVVQLSKKIKDGIWLQHQRSKLKEKLGNEPSYKQLAQSLRISAPELRARMRESFLAREMLTMSNIRLVISIAQKYDNLGVELADLIQGGLIGLLRGIEKFDASRGFRISTYVYWWIRQGVSRALADNSKTFRLPTYLHERLIAIRGAKYALEDQGIAPTVENIAESLNISAKKVHNATEAVNKVLSLDQQAFPSLNGLPGETLHSYIEDENVANNPWHGFEQGYLKEEVNNLINSTLNERERDIIRLYHGIGKQCHTWEDISRQFGLSRERVRQVGLIAMEKLKHAARRKHLNALLEDY; this is translated from the exons atgacggcggcgccggcggtgatCGGGTTGAGCGCCGGcaaccgcctcctcgccgcgtccttcggcgccgccgacctcgcGCCCCCGGACGCGCACCCGTCGCTGCAGTTCGCGCCcaagctcgccgtcgtcgcgcactcccgcgcctccgcctccccctcccccgccggccacgcgcgcgcgcacgccgtccGCGCGCTCAGGAACCACTCCGCGCCcgcgctcgccccgccgcctccgccggcggaCCCGGCCGCGCCGACCCCGGAGCTGGACATGGACGCCGAGTTCGAGTTCCagtcctcgctcgaggccatcgtGCTGCTCCAGCGCTCCATGCTCGAGAAGCAGTGGGAGCTGCCCTTCGAGGACGacgtctcctccaccgaggacgaggaggagcagcacGGGCATGAGAAGAGCCTTAGCAAGGCCGCGGTGGTGGTTGCGCGGTCCGGCGTgtcggcgcggcagcggcggatgagcggccggcggcggggcgcgggccGGAAGAGCGTGACCATCAGCCCGGAGCTGATGCAGAGCCGGAACCGCATCTACCTCCGGGGCACCGTCAGCAAGGAGCTGCTCACGCACAAGCAGGTCGTCCAGCTCTCCAAGAAGATCAAGGATGGCATTTGGCTCCAGCACCAAAGATCAAA GCTGAAGGAGAAACTGGGGAATGAGCCATCATACAAGCAGCTGGCACAATCACTACGGATATCAGCCCCTGAGCTGCGCGCAAGGATGCGTGAGTCGTTTCTTGCAAGGGAGATGTTGACAATGAGCAACATCCGTTTGGTGATATCCATTGCCCAGAAGTATGATAACCTCGGTGTCGAGTTGGCAGACCTTATTCAG GGTGGCCTGATTGGGCTACTCCGTGGGATCGAAAAGTTTGACGCATCAAGGGGATTTAGGATTTCCACTTATGTATACTGGTGGATTCGTCAG GGTGTTTCGAGAGCATTGGCTGACAACTCAAAAACATTCAGGCTTCCTACTTATTTGCATGAGAGGCTTATCGCAATTCGTGGCGCAAAGTATGCATTGGAAGACCAAGGAATTGCTCCAACAGTTGAA AACATCGCAGAGTCACTGAATATATCAGCAAAGAAAGTACACAATGCTACAGAG GCTGTGAACAAGGTCCTTTCACTGGATCAACAGGCATTTCCGTCCTTAAATGGCCTACCTGGCGAAACACTCCATAGT TATATAGAGGATGAAAATGTTGCAAATAACCCATGGCATGGGTTTGAGCAGGGGTATCTCAAG GAGGAAGTCAATAATCTTATAAATTCTACTCTCAACGAGCGAGAGAGGGACATTATTCGGTTATACCACGGCATAGGGAAACAGTGCCATACATGGGAGGACATTAGCAGACA GTTTGGGTTGTCGAGGGAGCGTGTGAGGCAAGTAGGACTCATTGCCATGGAGAAGCTGAAGCATGCTGCCAGGAGGAAACATTTGAATGCATTGCTTGAGGATTATTGA